The following are encoded in a window of Carya illinoinensis cultivar Pawnee chromosome 15, C.illinoinensisPawnee_v1, whole genome shotgun sequence genomic DNA:
- the LOC122297509 gene encoding ferrochelatase-2, chloroplastic-like isoform X1, with amino-acid sequence MSATSGSVVLPRTKLFGSNICKSNHRIPTLFVGRSCSYTRSLKSVSCHLSEGLRDHNKSSSTEIVVSCSSSSDKGSSLVGRLHHCGPIEKRNTVGQTFCSAGVSTYSGAQIDSDSHAIEEKIGVLLLNLGGPETLDDVQPFLFNLFADPDIIRLPRLFQFLRQPLAKLISVFRAPKSKEGYAAIGGGSPLRKITDEQAHALKMALEAKNMPVNVYVGMRYWYPFTEEAIQQIKKDKITRLVVLPLYPQFSISTTGSSIGVLQRIFREDAYLSELPVSIINSWYQREGYIKSMADLIEEEFKSFLKPEEVMILFSAHGVPVSYVEDAGDPYKDQMEECIYLIMQELKARGITNEHTLCYQSRVGPIQWLKPYTDEVLVELGQKGVKSLLAVPVSFVSEHIETLEEIDMEYKHLALESGIENWGRVPALGCTSTFIMDLADAVIEALPLATAISTSRSASKAVDHDPMQKIIKMFFGSILAVFLLLSPQMVQAFRNPLF; translated from the exons ATGTCCGCCACGTCAGGCTCCGTTGTTCTTCCCCGTACGAAGCTCTTCGGCTCGAATATCTGCAAATCGAATCATAGAATTCCAAC GTTATTTGTTGGCAGGTCATGCTCTTATACCAGATCTCTCAAGTCTGTCTCGTGCCATTTATCCGAGGGATTACGTGATCATAATAAATCTTCCTCTACAGAAATTGTCGTTTCATGTTCTAGCTCAAGTGATAAAGGAAGTAGCCTGGTTGGCAGATTACATCACTGTGGCCCAATTGAGAAGAGAAATACAGTGGGGCAAACATTTTGCTCTGCAGGTGTGAGCACGTACAGTGGAGCTCAGATAGATTCTGATTCGCATGCCATTGAAGAGAAGATTGGGGTGCTGCTTCTGAATCTAGGAGGACCAGAGACTCTTGATGATGTTCAACCATTCTTGTTTAATCTATTTGCTGATCCA GATATCATTCGTCTCCCAAGGTTATTTCAATTTCTCCGGCAACCATTGGCTAAGCTAATATCCGTGTTTCGGGCTCCCAAAAGCAAGGAAGGCTATGCTGCTATAGGAGGTGGCTCTCCCTTGCGTAAAATAACTGATGAGCAG GCACATGCACTTAAAATGGCATTGGAAGCCAAGAACATGCCTGTAAATGTCTATGTTGGAATGCGGTATTGGTACCCATTCACCGAGGAAGCAATTCAACAa ATTAAAAAGGACAAAATAACCAGGCTTGTTGTGCTGCCTCTGTATCCCCAGTTCTCCATATCCACAACTGGGTCAAGCATTGGTGTACTCCAGAGAATATTCAG AGAAGATGCATATCTATCAGAGCTTCCTGTTTCTATCATAAATTCTTGGTATCAACGTGAAGGTTACATTAAGTCAATGGCTGACTTGATTGAGGAGGAGTTTAAGAGTTTTTTGAAGCCTGAGGAG GTTATGATACTCTTCAGTGCTCATGGAGTGCCAGTCAGCTATGTTGAGGATGCCGGAGATCCGTATAAGGATCAAATGGAGGAATGCATCTACTTAATCATGCAGGAGTTGAAAGCCAGAGGAATTACCAATGAACATACTCTTTGTTATCAG AGCCGAGTTGGCCCTATTCAATGGCTGAAACCCTACACCGATGAAGTTCTTGTTGAGCTTGGCCAGAAAGGTGTGAAGAGTCTCCTAGCTGTTCCAGTGAG CTTTGTGAGTGAACACATAGAGACTCTTGAAGAGATTGATATGGAGTACAAGCACTTGGCGCTTGAATCTGGGATTGAGAATTGGGGACGCGTCCCTGCTCTTGGATGCACCTCTACTTTCATCATGGATCTTGCAGATGCTGTAATAGAAGCTCTACCATTAGCAACAGCCATCTCAACCTCAAGGAGCGCCTCCAAAGCAGTTGATCATGACCCAATGCAAAAGATTATCAAAATGTTCTTTGGTTCCATCTTGGCAGTTTTTTTGTTGCTGTCTCCACAAATGGTACAGGCATTTAGGAATCCCCTCTTTTGA
- the LOC122297509 gene encoding ferrochelatase-2, chloroplastic-like isoform X2, which translates to MSATSGSVVLPRTKLFGSNICKSNHRIPTSCSYTRSLKSVSCHLSEGLRDHNKSSSTEIVVSCSSSSDKGSSLVGRLHHCGPIEKRNTVGQTFCSAGVSTYSGAQIDSDSHAIEEKIGVLLLNLGGPETLDDVQPFLFNLFADPDIIRLPRLFQFLRQPLAKLISVFRAPKSKEGYAAIGGGSPLRKITDEQAHALKMALEAKNMPVNVYVGMRYWYPFTEEAIQQIKKDKITRLVVLPLYPQFSISTTGSSIGVLQRIFREDAYLSELPVSIINSWYQREGYIKSMADLIEEEFKSFLKPEEVMILFSAHGVPVSYVEDAGDPYKDQMEECIYLIMQELKARGITNEHTLCYQSRVGPIQWLKPYTDEVLVELGQKGVKSLLAVPVSFVSEHIETLEEIDMEYKHLALESGIENWGRVPALGCTSTFIMDLADAVIEALPLATAISTSRSASKAVDHDPMQKIIKMFFGSILAVFLLLSPQMVQAFRNPLF; encoded by the exons ATGTCCGCCACGTCAGGCTCCGTTGTTCTTCCCCGTACGAAGCTCTTCGGCTCGAATATCTGCAAATCGAATCATAGAATTCCAAC GTCATGCTCTTATACCAGATCTCTCAAGTCTGTCTCGTGCCATTTATCCGAGGGATTACGTGATCATAATAAATCTTCCTCTACAGAAATTGTCGTTTCATGTTCTAGCTCAAGTGATAAAGGAAGTAGCCTGGTTGGCAGATTACATCACTGTGGCCCAATTGAGAAGAGAAATACAGTGGGGCAAACATTTTGCTCTGCAGGTGTGAGCACGTACAGTGGAGCTCAGATAGATTCTGATTCGCATGCCATTGAAGAGAAGATTGGGGTGCTGCTTCTGAATCTAGGAGGACCAGAGACTCTTGATGATGTTCAACCATTCTTGTTTAATCTATTTGCTGATCCA GATATCATTCGTCTCCCAAGGTTATTTCAATTTCTCCGGCAACCATTGGCTAAGCTAATATCCGTGTTTCGGGCTCCCAAAAGCAAGGAAGGCTATGCTGCTATAGGAGGTGGCTCTCCCTTGCGTAAAATAACTGATGAGCAG GCACATGCACTTAAAATGGCATTGGAAGCCAAGAACATGCCTGTAAATGTCTATGTTGGAATGCGGTATTGGTACCCATTCACCGAGGAAGCAATTCAACAa ATTAAAAAGGACAAAATAACCAGGCTTGTTGTGCTGCCTCTGTATCCCCAGTTCTCCATATCCACAACTGGGTCAAGCATTGGTGTACTCCAGAGAATATTCAG AGAAGATGCATATCTATCAGAGCTTCCTGTTTCTATCATAAATTCTTGGTATCAACGTGAAGGTTACATTAAGTCAATGGCTGACTTGATTGAGGAGGAGTTTAAGAGTTTTTTGAAGCCTGAGGAG GTTATGATACTCTTCAGTGCTCATGGAGTGCCAGTCAGCTATGTTGAGGATGCCGGAGATCCGTATAAGGATCAAATGGAGGAATGCATCTACTTAATCATGCAGGAGTTGAAAGCCAGAGGAATTACCAATGAACATACTCTTTGTTATCAG AGCCGAGTTGGCCCTATTCAATGGCTGAAACCCTACACCGATGAAGTTCTTGTTGAGCTTGGCCAGAAAGGTGTGAAGAGTCTCCTAGCTGTTCCAGTGAG CTTTGTGAGTGAACACATAGAGACTCTTGAAGAGATTGATATGGAGTACAAGCACTTGGCGCTTGAATCTGGGATTGAGAATTGGGGACGCGTCCCTGCTCTTGGATGCACCTCTACTTTCATCATGGATCTTGCAGATGCTGTAATAGAAGCTCTACCATTAGCAACAGCCATCTCAACCTCAAGGAGCGCCTCCAAAGCAGTTGATCATGACCCAATGCAAAAGATTATCAAAATGTTCTTTGGTTCCATCTTGGCAGTTTTTTTGTTGCTGTCTCCACAAATGGTACAGGCATTTAGGAATCCCCTCTTTTGA